A window of Panicum virgatum strain AP13 chromosome 8K, P.virgatum_v5, whole genome shotgun sequence contains these coding sequences:
- the LOC120645889 gene encoding disease resistance protein Pik-2-like codes for MAKCDSFLSIFTSISSSFDACPHLLKKCIFYLSIFPENKMIRKRHLVRRWIAEGYSKGIGSCSLENDAEKLFNKIAELGMIQQAQQPITETDVIRKVSWQVNCLILEYIISWQTEEKVLLPLEVSVLEGKCSLTTGRVGQHLAIRKCWGGDEFMFNSMDFSRLRSLTVFENWKPFFISEKMRVLRVLDLEGTPNIKNGDLDQIGDMIPRLKFLSLRRCTPISQLPDSMGELRQLQTLDIRYTKIITLPKSIINLRKLQYIRAGETTPGPEEMNEEPYRPRRTRILHTLLSYSPKSSRRGSPTCHGIKAPKGIGRLTNLHTLGVVYANIAGGESILRELSYLTQLRKLIVSGINGNNSWGLFNISWHALTNLTSLSMGLTKGSDKHLLQFLELPEKLQRLKLYGHVAKLPKHIGRLDNLTKLTLQMTTLFTMEDIQELGKLKRLHTLRLRFVVTDNDNSGEIKFCAKVDGSSTRVSSTAPAFFDELNTLEIACRSSIHVSFLDQMIKLEQLKVDCSYGLSLDFTGLEHLISLNQVVLKGSPSDGCDCDAFKEALKQKLAQHPKQPPLKQEQKFRPGQ; via the coding sequence ATGGCAAAGTGTGATAGCTTCCTGAGCATATTCACTTCTATTAGTTCGAGCTTTGATGCTTGTCCTCATTTACTCAAGAAATGTATCTTCTACCTCTCAATTTTCCCTGAAAACAAAATGATCCGTAAAAGGCATTTGGTGAGGCGGTGGATAGCAGAAGGATACTCCAAGGGCATTGGTAGCTGTAGCTTGGAGAACGATGCAGAGAAGCTCTTTAACAAGATTGCTGAGCTTGGAATGATACAGCAAGCACAACAACCAATTACTGAGACCGATGTCATCAGAAAGGTCTCGTGGCAGGTGAATTGCTTGATCCTCGAGTACATCATCTCGTGGCAAACAGAAGAGAAAGTTCTCCTTCCTCTGGAGGTCTCTGTATTGGAAGGGAAGTGCAGCCTAACCACTGGACGTGTTGGCCAGCACCTGGCCATTAGGAAGTGCTGGGGAGGAGACGAATTTATGTTCAACAGCATGGACTTCTCCAGGTTGCGTTCTTTGACTGTGTTTGAAAACTGGAAGCCATTCTTCATCTCCGAAAAGATGAGGGTGCTTCGGGTGCTTGATCTGGAAGGTACACCAAATATAAAAAATGGTGACCTTGATCAAATCGGGGATATGATACCTCGCCTCAAGTTCTTGTCACTAAGAAGATGCACACCAATCTCTCAGCTGCCGGATTCCATGGGTGAGCTTAGGCAGCTCCAGACTCTTGATATCAGATACACCAAAATAATCACACTACCAAAAAGTATTATCAATCTACGGAAGCTGCAGTATATTCGTGCTGGTGAGACCACACCCGGTCCCGAGGAGATGAATGAGGAGCCATACAGGCCAAGGAGGACCAGGATACTTCACACTCTGTTATCCTATTCCCCCAAGTCAAGCAGACGTGGATCTCCTACTTGCCATGGTATCAAGGCTCCTAAGGGGATCGGGAGGCTGACGAACTTGCACACATTGGGTGTTGTATATGCCAATATTGCAGGTGGAGAGTCCATTCTGAGAGAGCTCAGTTACCTTACCCAATTGCGCAAGCTCATAGTGTCTGGCATCAATGGCAACAATAGCTGGGGTTTGTTTAACATCAGCTGGCACGCTCTCACCAATTTGACATCCTTGTCAATGGGGCTCACGAAAGGCAGTGACAAACACCTCCTGCAATTCCTCGAGCTTCCGGAGAAACTACAGCGCCTTAAGCTCTATGGGCATGTAGCAAAGTTGCCAAAGCACATCGGGAGACTGGACAATCTCACCAAGTTGACTTTACAAATGACAACCTTGTTTACAATGGAGGACATACAGGAGCTCGGGAAGCTAAAAAGGCTGCATACCCTACGCCTTCGTTTTGTCGTCACAGATAATGATAATAGTGGTGAGATCAAGTTTTGTGCCAAGGTGGATGGTAGCTCTACCAGGGTGAGCTCTACAGCACCTGCCTTTTTTGATGAACTGAATACCCTTGAGATTGCTTGCCGCTCCAGTATACATGTGAGCTTCCTTGACCAGATGATAAAGCTTGAGCAGCTGAAGGTTGACTGCAGTTACGGATTGTCGTTGGACTTTACTGGACTAGAGCATCTCATTTCTCTCAACCAGGTAGTGCTTAAGGGTTCCCCTAGCGATGGCTGCGACTGCGATGCATTCAAGGAAGCACTGAAGCAGAAGCTTGCCCAACATCCGAAGCAACCGCCTTTGAAGCAGGAGCAGAAATTCCGCCCAGGCCAGTAG